One window from the genome of Hydra vulgaris chromosome 02, alternate assembly HydraT2T_AEP encodes:
- the LOC100201500 gene encoding uncharacterized protein LOC100201500: MKNSAGTQTDDFVCFCTNQIYICFEDIKLIDISMVVQLDGVSENGVFVARNFEGESTQASKNVLRVLRGVLKRKSIFKMTPSKMLPKDVSLTDYQEPIILKSGIYMRKVTGDIEKFFRSKCFLECIGIADNKSNPEKNNSVIEKVKEENKKYESSSKNFEEQKNSSPASDPVSDQTHAQVIYHEHPLINSKLPFLSAQNQASERNCSQNKFGNLEKVPVVLESKECLREEPIFPFYNKKTETSKTTFNQENFQAKNNIIEHKVLSSEPYNHATILSKNGRQRIDLSKHSKKQQRNSKEYHPIFYSSPLIRKHFNPQQSSPVKNKMQKPFSQKAVPQNNLRRNGSLHSLMSLSFNESDDDFMTSSPLISPKAQINEHACNGVFTYV; encoded by the exons ATGAAAAACTCGGCAGGGACGCAAACGGATgactttgtttgtttttgtacaaaccaaatttatatttgttttgaagaTATTAAATTGATCGACATTTCAATGGTTGTCCAATTGGATGGAGTCAGTGAAAATGGAGTTTTTGTTGCGAGAAATTTTGAGGGAGAAAGCACACAAGCTTCAAAAAATGTACTTCGAGTTTTAA gaggtgttttaaaaagaaaatcgaTTTTCAAAATGACCCCATCAAAAATGCTTCCAAAAGATGTTTCATTAACGGATTATCAAGaaccaataattttaaaaagtggcaTTTATATGCGCAAAGTTACTGGCGACATCGAAAAGTTCTTCCGCAgtaagtgttttctagagtgcATTGGCATTGCTGATAATAAATCCAatccagaaaaaaataatagcgtaattgaaaaagttaaagaagaaaataaaaaatatgaaagttcCTCTAAAAATTtcgaagaacaaaaaaattctaGTCCAGCCTCTGATCCAGTTTCTGACCAAACTCACGCTCAAGTTATTTACCATGAACATCCGCTGATTAATTCAAAACTTCCTTTCCTTAGCGCTCAAAACCAAGCATCAGAGCGAAACTGTTCACAAAATAAATTTGGCAACCTTGAAAAAGTTCCTGTGGTTTTGGAATCAAAAGAATGCCTTAGAGAAGAGCCAATTTTTcctttttacaacaaaaaaacagaaacttcaaaaacaacatttaatcaagaaaattttcaagcaaaaaacAACATCATTGAACATAAAGTATTGTCTTCGGAACCATACAATCATGCAACAATTCTATCAAAAAATGGTAGACAAAGAATAGATTTATCCAAACATTCTAAAAAGCAACAGCGCAATTCAAAAGAATATCACCCCATTTTCTATTCTTCTCCTTTAATTAGAAAACACTTTAACCCTCAACAATCTTCTCCGGTCAagaataaaatgcaaaaacctTTTTCTCAAAAAGCTGTACCTCAAAATAATTTACGCAGAAATGGTTCGCTGCATTCTTTAATGTCTTTAAGTTTTAACGAGTCTGACGATGACTTTATGACATCGTCTCCTCTTATAAGTCCAAAAGCACAAATAAACGAACATGCTTGTAATGGAGTATTTACATATGTTTAG